tgtgtgtgtgtgtgtgggtggtaGCTTTGGGGTTAAATCAAAGCAGAAAGACAGTATGTAAGTATGAAGAGATTTTAGTGCCACCATATCTCAAGAAAAATTCAcaattttgagataaaaatgtccaaaattgtaaacaaaatgtacaatttttaagaataaaactttataatttgcaaattaaaatattaaatatttgctttcaaaaatgtattcattgaAATAAGTAAATGCTGTTTACCCTAAAGGATGCTTTGACAGCACCGTTTGGTCTgctccattgactgtatgtgagaccTGGACTAactgagtgtgacgtcacccatagaaaatggtttacttccagctccagccAAATTTAGATCAATTCAATCACTATTTGTTTGGGACACAAATCTTTGGAGCTGGACATCATCAGTGAGCAATTATTATTGGTCCAATTCAGTCTGAGCAgttgtttctatagcaaccgctcagaatcagaagtgagcttgttggattGCCACTTGAAAAAAGGGTCACAGGAAATCTGTTTTCTAATGCTGATCCACCCCTTTAAGCGTTGgatgtgggggccagcaggctccgcccacttttactgagacatttgattggtcagtttaaaaattgaataacttgagctaatgaaaaatataataaaaaagataattatggactatttatttctctatagaagtctatgggatttttgcttcttgaaaccagtgggtacttcctgtttggagtaCCAGGGGGAGggaggtcactcagtccaggtctCATCTACAGTCAAAGTTAGTTTCACGGGTTATTTGTCTTCACACCAAAAACAGGGGTTTTAGGAGTTCACTTGGAAGTGAACTTTGGTGTAGTTAACCTACAGAGTgaacacagtaaaacacacaCTAAAAAAGTGAGGCATTTGAgtaaaaatagccaaaaataaaaatctgaagatGAACTAAttataaaagtttataaaaagtcTATGATCATGGTGTAATGAAGCTTATTGATCTCTGATCACAGATGTTCTTCTTTGTGTTGGTGTTCATGGACACCTGCCCATTAATCTGCTGCTGTTGAAACCAAACCAATGAAagcataaaacacacaaaattatTGTCCAAGTATGAATCAGGACCTAATTAGAGTTGATTTACCTTCAGTGGTTTCTTGTAATCCACATTCTTTGATTTCCTGAGAACCTCCATTGTATCTCCAACGATGTTCTCTCTTCGAACGATGAGGATCAGACACGGGTTGACCGACTCCACAGCAGGCATGAACATGGAGCTGAAGTTCTGCAACTGGGCCTGGTCAACCGCCATCTGTTGACATGACAACTGCGATCAACTGATGGCTGCACACTTCAGAGCCGGCCTGCAGCGGTGGGCGGGGCATACCTGCATCTGGATGACAGCATCTGTTTGAAGCAGGGTTGTTTTAGCTAGGGCGTCAAAGACAAAGGGGTATTTGCAGAGGGTCACCACACCATCAGGACCCTGGggatgaaggacagaagctttAACACAATGACAGTTTGTGGACGACCTACAGAGCCATCAGCAACACTGACCAGTGGGTACATCTGCCTCTGGATCCACGTCACATAGTCATTTCTGATGTCTATCAGCTCATCCAGCTCATGGATGTAGAATTTATCGTACTGGATGATCTGACCTGCTCTCTCATTCACCTGAGAAAAAGTGGCAGAAGATGATGAAAAGTTCTCAtctggtattaaaaaaaaaaaaacaaactgggaTTTTATGCAAAGTTCCTCACTTTGTGCAGAATCTCCAGGAGTCTCAAGGAAGTGTCCAGGAAGCAGGTGAAGATCCTGGACTCTACAGAGGGAATTCCAACTTTATGCATCTGGAGAAGGTACACAACCACGTCCTTGTATAAATCTACCAAGCGCTGAAACACGGGGGGCTCCAAGGTCGACCACCAGTTTCCTGAAGCAGATACAAACCAGCACATGTTCTTCTGTTGGCtccaaaatgaatgaaaacaaggTCTGACATCAGGTCTGAACGGCGCCACTTTACCTAGTACCTTCAGCGGCGCCTCTTTCAGGATCAAGACACATTTGGCAAACGGGATAGTGATGGTGACGTAGTTGTTTCGGTCCCGGAAGAGAGGACACTCTGGAAGAGTGAGGTACAGCCTGAGGGCCTCAATGTCTGGAGGAGAATTACTGAGTCTGGGGATCAGGTTCTTCTCCATACTGGCAGCTACCTGGAGGAGAATAAAGCACAGAGACCTGTGAGGATTCATCCTGCTTTGGCTGAAGCAGATAAAGCAGCAACAGTAGTTCCTAATTTATTGTGGGACttagttctaaaaataacttgaGAGGTGAAATCTGTAACgtattcatctttattttatttacaataattctAGATGTTTTAGGACTGCAATTCCCTCACTACACACTGTATCCAATTTTTtccagacagacatgaacaatTTCACTCTTtttaactctcaaagttcaaaccttcatagaaaaataagttataGAATGGAAAAGTTCTGATTGCAAACAAagatttttgtagatttagtaaagtgaacacattctgtacaggagaagattgattgacaaggtcgacagccaatcaggacacagtgcactcagagaaaactcattttccGTTCAAGGAAGTATTTTTGTATAAGacagaagtaaaacattttctgaatgaATGACCTCTGAGGTGGAGGTGTCCACTCACCTGTTCGCTGATCTCTCTGTGTTCTTTCTGAATGATTTTGTGGAACAGCACGCGAGCCGTGCTCATGTCCACTCCTGAGCATTTGCTGCTGGTGTTGTAGTGATCCGGATGACtgcacaaacagaaacagacgTACAGATGTGACGTAATGTTGGTCTGCGTGTTTTGCTGCAGCGTCATGATTGGCTGTAGAAATTCCTTCCATGAGATTACCCGGTTGACAGGAAGGATCCATTGATGCAGCTCGCAGAGGAGAACATCAGGTCGATCTCCCTGGAAAAGTCAAGGAAATGTGGGATTATTGGGATGAATTTGGANNNNNNNNNNNNNNNNNNNNNNNNNNNNNNNNNNNNNNNNNNNNNNNNNTTAGCATGGGGTAATCCGTTTCTGTTCTTATTCCTGTTTCTAAGTAATTTTAAGGTTCACCATTGGTGGTGGTGAGGGGCATTTATTGTCAATATTGTGAAgatctttgttttgatttaatggtctgaaaaacattttcattcgCTGAAACACTTAGTGttaccaaaatttgaaaatggtTTTTATTGGGCTGTCAAATTATTgcattaatcgtgattaattaattagagATATTTTAGCACGTCATCTTTTTGAATTGCGTTAATCTAATTTCTGCGTTGGATGGAGGAGCATTTTATCCCGCTTATGCCATggtcatttaacaaaaatataaatattaaataaattattagaactttagtcctgttatattttaaagtttaaattgttttttttaacaatagcAGAACGTTTAATGTGCAGTGCGTCACTGTCACAGCTTCAGCTCGAGGAGCACACCAGCTCGCTCCGCTTTAGCTCCTTTTTGAGAAAGGTGATCGTcatgagaagttaaaaaaaatgcataatttttgAGGGAAAGTTCCCCTCTtagtgcttgtttttgtccagatgataaAGGCAaagtagattaaaaacaaaacaaaaacaaagtctgaAGTCTAAATAGTTCTATTCGTctgctgtgttttatttcttctttcttaGATTGTCTTCTATActtcttttctgctttattctagtccttaaaatgatcaaattcacccaaaCAGGTTAATGGAATATATAAAATCACCTTAatgtcttttctactgtcttgctgttaGGGCAACTGTGAATAAGGTAcatcaacatttgaattatggtattaataaaaaaaaaaatgtgttcaatgttgtgttttttgatgTTGTAAATTAGAGCACTCTGAACCTGATCTtgttgtggggttttttttgtatttttgctatttgttcaagatttgaaaaaaaaaaagacccctCGTTGGGgtcaaaataaaggctgaaagtctttcataaaaaaggaaaaactttataaagccaccttttttggtttcaatttgatcttttactgcaccacaatgtcagaaacgtaaagaaaatgcttcaaaattaggttttttaacagcaattatttggtgaaaaataattgtgattgAAGTTGAATAActtgattaattaatcgcacaaaaaaatatatcacatgATAGcacttgtttttataaataattggaggacatttactttgaaatttcCAGCGGGAGTCTTCCTCCTGAGTGGTTCAACCACTTTCTAATGACTTCCATGTTCAAGGTGAAAATCCTCCTCTGGAGATCCCACATCCTGTCAGATTCCGTGTACTTGTCAACCTGGTACAGCAAAGACGAGGAAGAACATTAATGAAGGAAGAAGACATTCTGCCACTATAACAGCAGACAAAATAGAaggaaaaatgcttcaaaataaaattaatgttttgctaaaaataaGGAAAGAAACAAGTAACATCATTAAGTATGAAGTTAATCATTTATTAATTGTAATGATTTTACAGTAAACATATGTGCGTGAGCGGCTTCCTGAATTCACAGTAAATAATCATCTTCCCTCctaatatttatgaaatataataaattagGTTTTTCTTGTTACAAAAGATTTCTAAGTTCTtttttgatgctttattttgaaaatccaatagtttacataaaaataacaaaaatgtgtaaaaaaatgttaaatttttaaCCCACTNNNNNNNNNNNNNNNNNNNNNNNNNNNNNNNNNNNNNNNNNNNNNNNNNNNNNNNNNNNNNNNNNNNNNNNNNNNNNNNNNNNNNNNNNNNNNNNNNNNNNNNNNNNNNNNNNNNNNNNNNNNNNNNNNNNNNNNNNNNNNNNNNNNNNNNNNNNNNNNNNNNNNNNNNNNNNNNNNNNNNNNNNNNNNNNNNNNNNNNNNNNNNNNNNNNNNNNNNNNNNNNNNNNNNNNNNNNNNNNNNNNNNNNNNNNNNNNNNNNNNNNNNNNNNNNNNNNNNNNNNNNNNNNNNNNNNNNNNNNNNNNNNNNNNNNNNNNNNNNNNNNNNNNNNNNNNNNNNNNNNNNNNNNNNNNNNNNNNNNNNNNNNNNNNNNNNNNNNNNNNNNNNNNNNNNNNNNNNNNNNNNNNNNNNNNNNNNNNNNNNNNNNNNNNNNNNNNNNNNNNNNNNNNNNNNNNNNNNNNNNNNNNNNNNNNNNNNNNNNNNNNNNNNNNNNNNNNNNNNNNNNNNNNNNNNNNNNNNNNNNNNNNNNNNNNNNNNNNNNNNNNNNNNNNNNNNNNNNNNNNNNNNNNNNNNNNNNNNNNNNNNNNNNNNNNNNNNNNNNNNNNNNNNNNNNNNNNNNNNNNNNNNNNNNNNNNNNNNNNNNNNNNNNNNNNNNNNNNNNNNNNNNNNNNNNNNNNNNNNNNNNNNNNNNNNNNNNNNNNNNNNNNNNNNNNNNNNNNNNNNNNNNNNNNNNNNNNNNNNNNNNNNNNNNNNNNNNNNNNNNNNNNNNNNNNNNNNNNNNNNNNNNNNNNNNNNNNNNNNNNNNNNNNNNNNNNNNNNNNNNNNNNNNNNNNNNNNNNNNNNNNNNNNNNNNNNNNNNNNNNNNNNNNNNNNNNNNNNNNNNNNNNNNNNNNNNNNNNNNNNNNNNNNNNNNNNNNNNNNNNNNNNNNNNNNNNNNNNNNNNNNNNNNNNNNNNNNNNNNNNNNNNNNNNNNNNNNNNNNNNNNNNNNNNNNNNNNNNNNNNNNNNNNNNNNNNNNNNNNNNNNNNNNNNNNNNNNNNNNNNNNNNNNNNNNNNNNNNNNNNNNNNNNNNNNNNNNNNNNNNNNNNNNNNNNNNNNNNNNNNNNNNNNNNNNNNNNNNNNNNNNNNNNNNNNNNNNNNNNNNNNNNNNNNNNNNNNNNNNNNNNNNNNNNNNNNNNNNNNNNNNNNNNNNNNNNNNNNNNNNNNNNNNNNNNNNNNNNNNNNNNNNNNNNNNNNNNNNNNNNNNNNNNNNNNNNNNNNNNNNNNNNNNNNNNNNNNNNNNNNNNNNNNNNNNNNNNNNNNNNNNNNNNNNNNNNNNNNNNNNNNNNNNNNNNNNNNNNNNNNNNNNNNNNNNNNNNNNNNNNNNNNNNNNNNNNNNNNNNNNNNNNNNNNNNNNNNNNNNNNNNNNNNNNNNNNNNNNNNNNNNNNNNNNNNNNNNNNNNNNNNNNNNNNNNNNNNNNNNNNNNNNNNNNNNNNNNNNNNNNNNNNNNNNNNNNNNNNNNNNNNNNNNNNNNNNNNNNNNNNNNNNNNNNNNNNNNNNNNNNNNNNNNNNNNNNNNNNNNNNNNNNNNNNNNNNNNNNNNNNNNNNNNNNNNNNNNNNNNNNNNNNNNNNNNNNNNNNNNNNNNNNNNNNNNNNNNNNNNNNNNNNNNNNNNNNNNNNNNNNNNNNNNNNNNNNNNNNNNNNNNNNNNNNNNNNNNNNNNNNNNNNNNNNNNNNNNNNNNNNNNNNNNNNNNNNNNNNNNNNNNNNNNNNNNNNNNNNNNNNNNNNNNNNNNNNNNNNNNNNNNNNNNNNNNNNNNNNNNNNNNNNNNNNNNNNNNNNNNNNNNNNNNNNNNNNNNNNNNNNNNNNNNNNNNNNNNNNNNNNNNNNNNNNNNNNNNNNNNNNNNNNNNNNNNNNNNNNNNNNNNNNNNNNNNNNNNNNNNNNNNNNNNNNNNNNNNNNNNNNNNNNNNNNNNNNNNNNNNNNNNNNNNNNNNNNNNNNNNNNNNNNNNNNNNNNNNNNNNNNNNNNNNNNNNNNNNNNNNNNNNNNNNNNNNNNNNNNNNNNNNNNNNNNNNNNNNNNNNNNNNNNNNNNNNNNNNNNNNNNNNNNNNNNNNNNNNNNNNNNNNNNNNNNNNNNNNNNNNNNNNNNNNNNNNNNNNNNNNNNNNNNNNNNNNNNNNNNNNNNNNNNNNNNNNNNNNNNNNNNNNNNNNNNNNNNNNNNNNNNNNNNNNNNNNNNNNNNNNNNNNNNNNNNNNNNNNNNNNNNNNNNNNNNNNNNNNNNNNNNNNNNNNNNNNNNNNNNNNNNNNNNNNNNNNNNNNNNNNNNNNNNNNNNNNNNNNNNNNNNNNNNNNNNNNNNNNNNNNNNNNNNNNNNNNNNNNNNNNNNNNNNNNNNNNNNNNNNNNNNNNNNNNNNNNNNNNNNNNNNNNNNNNNNNNNNNNNNNNNNNNNNNNNNNNNNNNNNNNNNNNNNNNNNNNNNNNNNNNNNNNNNNNNNNNNNNNNNNNNNNNNNNNNNNNNNNNNNNNNNNNNNNNNNNNNNNNNNNNNNNNNNNNNNNNNNNNNNNNNNNNNNNNNNNNNNNNNNNNNNNNNNNNNNNNNNNNNNNNNNNNNNNNNNNNNNNNNNNNNNNNNNNNNNNNNNNNNNNNNNNNNNNNNNNNNNNNNNNNNNNNNNNNNNNNNNNNNNNNNNNNNNNNNNNNNNNNNNNNNNNNNNNNNNNNNNNNNNNNNNNNNNNNNNNNNNNNNNNNNNNNNNNNNNNNNNNNNNNNNNNNNNNNNNNNNNNNNNNNNNNNNNNNNNNNNNNNNNNNNNNNNNNNNNNNNNNNNNNNNNNNNNNNNNNNNNNNNNNNNNNNNNNNNNNNNNNNNNNNNNNNNNNNNNNNNNNNNNNNNNNNNNNNNNNNNNNNNNNNNNNNNNNNNNNNNNNNNNNNNNNNNNNNNNNNNNNNNNNNNNNNNNNNNNNNNNNNNNNNNNNNNNNNNNNNNNNNNNNNNNNNNNNNNNNNNNNNNNNNNNNNNNNNNNNNNNNNNNNNNNNNNNNNNNNNNNNNNNNNNNNNNNNNNNNNNNNNNNNNNNNNNNNNNNNNNNNNNNNNNNNNNNNNNNNNNNNNNNNNNNNNNNNNNNNNNNNNNNNNNNNNNNNNNNNNNNNNNNNNNNNNNNNNNNNNNNNNNNNNNNNNNNNNNNNNNNNNNNNNNNNNNNNNNNNNNNNNNNNNNNNNNNNNNNNNNNNNNNNNNNNNNNNNNNNNNNNNNNNNNNNNNNNNNNNNNNNNNNNNNNNNNNNNNNNNNNNNNNNNNNNNNNNNNNNNNNNNNNNNNNNNNNNNNNNNNNNNNNNNNNNNNNNNNNNNNNNNNNNNNNNNNNNNNNNNNNNNNNNNNNNNNNNNNNNNNNNNNNNNNNNNNNNNNNNNNNNNNNNNNNNNNNNNNNNNNNNNNNNNNNNNNNNNNNNNNNNNNNNNNNNNNNNNNNNNNNNNNNNNNNNNNNNNNNNNNNNNNNNNNNNNNNNNNNNNNNNNNNNNNNNNNNNNNNNNNNNNNNNNNNNNNNNNNNNNNNNNNNNNNNNNNNNNNNNNNNNNNNNNNNNNNNNNNNNNNNNNNNNNNNNNNNNNNNNNNNNNNNNNNNNNNNNNNNNNNNNNNNNNNNNNNNNNNNNNNNNNNNNNNNNNNNNNNNNNNNNNNNNNNNNNNNNNNNNNNNNNNNNNNNNNNNNNNNNNNNNNNNNNNNNNNNNNNNNNNNNNNNNNNNNNNNNNNNNNNNNNNNNNNNNNNNNNNNNNNNNNNNNNNNNNNNNNNNNNNNNNNNNNNNNNNNNNNNNNNNNNNNNNNNNNNNNNNNNNNNNNNNNNNNNNNNNNNNNNNNNNNNNNNNNNNNNNNNNNNNNNNNNNNNNNNNNNNNNNNNNNNNNNNNNNNNNNNNNNNNNNNNNNNNNNNNNNNNNNNNNNNNNNNNNNNNNNNNNNNNNNNNNNNNNNNNNNNNNNNNNNNNNNNNNNNNNNNNNNNNNNNNNNNNNNNNNNNNNNNNNNNNNNNNNNNNNNNNNNNNNNNNNNNNNNNNNNNNNNNNNNNNNNNNNNNNNNNNNNNNNNNNNNNNNNNNNNNNNNNNNNNNNNNNNNNNNNNNNNNNNNNNNNNNNNNNNNNNNNNNNNNNNNNNNNNNNNNNNNNNNNNNNNNNNNNNNNNNNNNNNNNNNNNNNNNNNNNNNNNNNNNNNNNNNNNNNNNNNNNNNNNNNNNNNNNNNNNNNNNNNNNNNNNNNNNNNNNNNNNNNNNNNNNNNNNNNNNNNNNNNNNNNNNNNNNNNNNNNNNNNNNNNNNNNNNNNNNNNNNNNNNNNNNNNNNNNNNNNNNNNNNNNNNNNNNNNNNNNNNNNNNNNNNNNNNNNNNNNNNNNNNNNNNNNNNNNNNNNNNNNNNNNNNNNNNNNNNNNNNNNNNNNNNNNNNNNNNNNNNNNNNNNNNNNNNNNNNNNNNNNNNNNNNNNNNNNNNNNNNNNNNNNNNNNNNNNNNNNNNNNNNNNNNNNNNNNNNNNNNNNNNNNNNNNNNNNNNNNNNNNNNNNNNNNNNNNNNNNNNNNNNNNNNNNNNNNNNNNNNNNNNNNNNNNNNNNNNNNNNNNNNNNNNNNNNNNNNNNNNNNNNNNNNNNNNNNNNNNNNNNNNNNNNNNNNNNNNNNNNNNNNNNNNNNNNNNNNNNNNNNNNNNNNNNNNNNNNNNNNNNNNNNNNNNNNNNNNNNNNNNNNNNNNNNNNNNNNNNNNNNNNNNNNNNNNNNNNNNNNNNNNNNNNNNNNNNNNNNNNNNNNNNNNNNNNNNNNNNNNNNNNNNNNNNNNNNNNNNNNNNNNNNNNNNNNNNNNNNNNNNNNNNNNNNNNNNNNNNNNNNNNNNNNNNNNNNNNNNNNNNNNNNNNNNNNNNNNNNNNNNNNNNNNNNNNNNNNNNNNNNNNNNNNNNNNN
The Oryzias melastigma strain HK-1 unplaced genomic scaffold, ASM292280v2 sc02091, whole genome shotgun sequence DNA segment above includes these coding regions:
- the LOC112140194 gene encoding probable E3 ubiquitin-protein ligase HERC4 (The sequence of the model RefSeq protein was modified relative to this genomic sequence to represent the inferred CDS: added 589 bases not found in genome assembly); this encodes MNGQSISVPQHLQSLQGIPFAKIAAGGAHSFALTLSGAVFGWGRNKFGQLGLNDTNDRCFPALLKSLRSQKVIDVSCGEDHTAALTKEGGVFTFGAGGYGQLGHNSTNHEVNPRKVFELMGNKVTQIACGRQHTLAFTPSSGKMDSFGLGGNGQLGTRSTCNRKSPAPIKDMGESCWVKRIYAGGDQSFAHYCSSRVDKYTESDRMWDLQRRIFTLNMEVIRKWLNHSGGRLPLEISKEIDLMFSSASCINGSFLSTGHPDHYNTSSKCSGVDMSTARVLFHKIIQKEHREISEQVAASMEKNLIPRLSNSPPDIEALRLYLTLPECPLFRDRNNYVTITIPFAKCVLILKEAPLKVLGNWWSTLEPPVFQRLVDLYKDVVVYLLQMHKVGIPSVESRIFTCFLDTSLRLLEILHKVNERAGQIIQYDKFYIHELDELIDIRNDYVTWIQRQMYPLGPDGVVTLCKYPFVFDALAKTTLLQTDAVIQMQMAVDQAQLQNFSSMFMPAVESVNPCLILIVRRENIVGDTMEVLRKSKNVDYKKPLK